A DNA window from Macadamia integrifolia cultivar HAES 741 chromosome 4, SCU_Mint_v3, whole genome shotgun sequence contains the following coding sequences:
- the LOC122076078 gene encoding early nodulin-93-like: protein MAKNVAQSSLERNGLASLDQRLAMAKKCSYEGVMAGAKAAVVAGFATAVPTIASVRMLPWARSNLNPTAQALVISTVAGAAYFIVADKTVLASARKNSFNKSNMEA, encoded by the exons ATGGCAAAAAATGTAGCTCAGTCTTCCCTGGAGAGGAATGGGTTGGCCTCACTGGATCAGAGACTTGCCATGGCAAAGAAATGCTCTTATG AGGGCGTGATGGCTGGGGCAAAGGCAGCTGTTGTCGCTGGCTTCGCAACTGCAGTTCCTACG ATTGCCAGCGTGAGAATGCTGCCATGGGCCAGATCCAACCTTAATCCCACTGCGCAGGCACTCGTCATCTCCACTG TGGCAGGTGCTGCCTACTTCATAGTTGCAGACAAGACAGTTTTGGCATCTGCAAGAAAGAACTCCTTCAATAAGTCTAACATGGAAGCTTAA
- the LOC122077433 gene encoding early nodulin-93-like has translation MAKNVAQSSLERNGLASLDQRLAMAKKCSYEGVMAGAKAAVVAGFATAVPTIASVRMLPWARTNLNPTAQALIISTVAGAAYFIVADKTVLASARKNSFNKSNMEV, from the exons ATGGCGAAAAATGTAGCTCAGTCTTCCCTTGAAAGAAATGGGTTGGCCTCACTGGATCAGAGACTTGCCATGGCAAAGAAATGCTCTTATG AGGGCGTGATGGCTGGAGCAAAGGCAGCTGTTGTTGCAGGCTTTGCAACTGCAGTTCCTACA ATTGCCAGCGTGAGAATGCTGCCATGGGCCAGAACCAACCTTAATCCCACTGCACAGGCACTCATCATCTCCACTG TGGCAGGTGCTGCCTACTTCATAGTTGCAGACAAGACGGTTTTGGCATCTGCAAGAAAGAACTCCTTCAATAAGTCTAACATGGAAGTTTAA